A genomic region of Gordonia crocea contains the following coding sequences:
- the hemB gene encoding porphobilinogen synthase, translating into MTPPDSSSAPWVRPRRLRSTSAIRRLVAQTDVEPRHLVLPMFVADGLTEPKPIDSMPGVVQHTMDSLRQAAQAAVAAGVGGLMLFGVPRAEDKDDIGSGADSADGVLNRALAAVRADLGDDTVLMADTCLDEFTDHGHCGVVDDQGRVDNDATLSRYAAMAVAQARAGAHVLGPSGMMDGQIAAIRAALDSAGYPDTALLAYTAKYASAFYGPFRDAVDSSLEGDRRTYQQDPANRAEAMRELELDLAEGADLVMVKPAMGYLDVLTDVAANSTVPVAAYQVSGEYSMISAAAQRGWIDRRGAILESLTSIRRAGASIVLTYWAAEVAEWLR; encoded by the coding sequence GTGACTCCTCCGGACAGCAGTTCCGCCCCCTGGGTGCGGCCGCGTCGGTTGCGCTCCACGTCGGCCATCCGGCGCCTCGTCGCGCAGACCGACGTCGAACCGCGGCACCTGGTGTTGCCGATGTTCGTCGCCGACGGGCTGACCGAGCCCAAGCCGATCGACTCGATGCCCGGCGTGGTGCAGCACACGATGGATTCGCTGCGGCAGGCGGCACAGGCGGCGGTGGCCGCCGGCGTCGGCGGGCTGATGCTGTTCGGGGTGCCCAGGGCCGAAGACAAGGACGACATCGGGTCGGGTGCCGATAGCGCCGACGGGGTGCTCAACCGCGCGTTGGCCGCGGTGCGCGCCGACCTCGGCGACGACACGGTCCTGATGGCCGATACCTGCCTCGACGAGTTCACCGACCACGGCCACTGCGGCGTCGTCGACGACCAGGGTCGGGTCGACAACGACGCGACACTGTCGCGCTACGCGGCGATGGCCGTCGCGCAAGCGCGCGCCGGGGCGCACGTCCTCGGACCGAGCGGGATGATGGACGGGCAGATCGCCGCCATCCGCGCCGCGCTCGATAGCGCCGGGTACCCCGACACCGCGCTGTTGGCCTACACCGCCAAGTACGCGTCGGCGTTCTACGGGCCGTTCCGCGACGCGGTCGATTCCTCGTTGGAGGGGGACCGCCGAACCTACCAGCAGGACCCGGCCAACCGCGCCGAGGCGATGCGGGAGTTGGAGCTGGACCTCGCGGAGGGGGCCGACCTGGTGATGGTCAAGCCCGCCATGGGCTACCTCGACGTCCTGACAGACGTCGCCGCGAACTCGACCGTGCCGGTGGCCGCCTACCAGGTGAGCGGCGAATACTCCATGATCAGCGCCGCTGCCCAGCGCGGGTGGATCGACCGTCGGGGCGCGATCCTCGAGTCGCTGACGTCGATCCGACGGGCCGGCGCGTCGATCGTGCTGACCTACTGGGCCGCCGAGGTCGCCGAGTGGCTGCGCTGA
- a CDS encoding type IV toxin-antitoxin system AbiEi family antitoxin domain-containing protein translates to MDLDEFLIRHDGVISRQQALGLGMSSAAISRRVDSGRWRGVTRGVYLAAGHPRSARAQARLAVAAVGPTAVLGGAAAAWWLGFVADEPHRQVVFTSAVGDHRRRTSTSLVRHRRLCAEDVSIHRHLRVTSPALTALDAAEEIGLKALDAVLLRRFTTVDGLLRAHARYPTVRDKSDRG, encoded by the coding sequence ATGGATCTCGATGAATTCCTCATCCGGCACGACGGGGTGATCAGCCGCCAGCAGGCTCTTGGCCTGGGTATGAGCAGTGCGGCCATTTCGCGCCGGGTCGACTCCGGGCGGTGGCGGGGTGTGACCCGCGGGGTGTATCTCGCGGCCGGTCATCCCCGTTCGGCGCGGGCACAGGCACGACTGGCGGTCGCCGCGGTGGGTCCTACCGCGGTCTTGGGTGGGGCCGCTGCCGCCTGGTGGCTCGGTTTTGTTGCCGATGAGCCGCACAGGCAGGTTGTTTTCACGTCGGCGGTCGGTGATCACCGTCGACGGACCTCGACCTCGCTCGTCCGGCACCGCCGCCTCTGCGCGGAGGACGTCTCGATCCATCGCCACCTGCGGGTGACCTCGCCGGCCCTGACGGCTCTCGATGCGGCCGAAGAGATCGGCCTCAAGGCGCTCGACGCGGTTCTGCTGCGCCGGTTCACCACCGTCGACGGGTTGCTGCGAGCACATGCGCGGTACCCCACGGTGCGCGACAAGTCGGATCGTGGCTGA
- a CDS encoding uroporphyrinogen-III synthase produces the protein MSRTKKATPGRILFVGAGPGDPDLLTIRARSVLTNATVAFIDPDVPSGVVSLIGAVHRAEAAPTPRRAKAAESEAVEAETVDEAVEDPVDVHPALGDPADVAKTLVTTAKTGVDVVRVVAGDPLTSNAVLAEVTAVARTVVQFEVLPGLPAAAVVPSYAGMPLGSGYTVADMRGDVDWAGLAAAPAPLVLHGTASHLAQVAASLIAHGLAATTPIAITINGTTCAQRTIEATLETAAEKGGELAGPLLLTIGKVVAQRGKLSWWESRALYGWTVLVPRTKEQAADMSERLVGHGAIPKEVPTIAVEPPRSPAQMERAVKGLVDGRYQWVVFTSTNSVRAVWEKFAEFGLDARAFSGVKIACVGEATADKVRTFGIEPELVPSGEQSSLGLLEDFPPYDEVFDPVNRVLLPRADIATETLAEGLRERGWEIDDVTAYRTVRAAPPPAETREMIKTGGFDAVCFTSSSTVRNLVGIAGKPHARTIVACIGPKTAETAIEFGLRVDVRPETASIPDLVEALAAHAARLRAEGALPPPRKKSRRSRS, from the coding sequence ATGAGCCGGACGAAGAAGGCCACCCCGGGTCGGATCCTTTTCGTGGGCGCCGGTCCCGGTGACCCCGACCTGTTGACTATCCGAGCGCGCAGCGTGTTGACCAATGCGACAGTCGCATTCATCGATCCCGACGTGCCGTCCGGGGTGGTGTCGCTGATCGGGGCCGTGCACCGGGCCGAGGCCGCGCCGACGCCGCGCCGCGCGAAGGCCGCGGAGTCCGAAGCCGTCGAGGCGGAGACCGTCGACGAGGCGGTCGAGGACCCGGTCGACGTGCACCCGGCGCTCGGTGATCCCGCCGACGTCGCCAAGACCCTCGTGACCACCGCGAAGACCGGGGTCGACGTGGTTCGCGTCGTCGCCGGCGATCCGCTGACCTCCAATGCGGTGCTGGCCGAGGTGACCGCCGTCGCGCGCACCGTCGTGCAGTTCGAAGTCTTGCCGGGCCTGCCCGCCGCCGCGGTCGTCCCCAGCTACGCGGGGATGCCGCTGGGCTCGGGCTACACCGTCGCCGACATGCGCGGCGACGTCGACTGGGCCGGCCTGGCCGCCGCGCCGGCGCCGCTGGTCCTGCACGGCACGGCCAGCCACCTCGCCCAGGTGGCGGCCTCGCTGATCGCCCACGGGCTCGCGGCCACCACCCCGATTGCCATCACCATCAACGGCACCACCTGCGCCCAGCGGACCATCGAGGCCACCCTGGAGACCGCGGCGGAGAAGGGCGGCGAACTCGCCGGTCCGCTGCTGCTCACCATCGGCAAGGTCGTCGCTCAGCGCGGCAAGCTGTCCTGGTGGGAGTCGCGGGCGCTGTACGGCTGGACCGTCCTGGTGCCGCGCACCAAGGAGCAGGCCGCCGACATGAGCGAGCGCCTCGTCGGGCACGGCGCCATCCCCAAGGAGGTGCCGACCATCGCCGTCGAGCCGCCGCGCTCGCCCGCCCAGATGGAGCGGGCCGTCAAGGGCCTGGTGGATGGCCGCTACCAGTGGGTGGTGTTCACCTCCACCAATTCGGTGCGCGCGGTGTGGGAGAAGTTCGCCGAGTTCGGCTTGGACGCCCGCGCGTTCTCGGGCGTGAAGATCGCCTGCGTCGGGGAGGCCACGGCCGACAAGGTCCGCACATTCGGCATCGAGCCGGAGTTGGTCCCCTCCGGGGAGCAGTCGTCGCTGGGCCTGCTCGAGGACTTCCCGCCATACGACGAGGTGTTCGACCCGGTCAACCGGGTCCTGCTGCCGCGGGCCGACATCGCCACCGAGACCCTCGCCGAGGGCCTGCGCGAACGCGGTTGGGAGATCGACGACGTCACCGCGTACCGCACGGTGCGCGCGGCCCCGCCGCCCGCCGAGACCCGCGAGATGATCAAGACCGGCGGATTCGACGCGGTGTGCTTCACGTCGAGTTCCACGGTGCGCAACCTCGTCGGGATCGCGGGCAAGCCGCACGCCCGGACCATCGTCGCCTGCATCGGCCCGAAGACCGCCGAGACGGCGATCGAGTTCGGCCTGCGGGTCGACGTCCGGCCGGAGACCGCGTCTATCCCCGACCTGGTCGAGGCGCTGGCCGCCCACGCCGCCCGTTTGCGGGCCGAGGGCGCGCTGCCCCCGCCGCGCAAGAAGTCGCGCCGCTCGCGGTCCTAG
- the hemC gene encoding hydroxymethylbilane synthase has product MTPPVLRIGTRGSLLATTQAGHVAQALTDAGHPAELVIIKTQGDKSAAPVTEIGVGVFTTELRVALRNDEIDVAVHSYKDLPTAPEPDLVIAAVPPREDARDALVSNGNRVLGALPVGATVGTSAPRRVAQLRALGLGLEIRPLRGNLDSRLGKVANGELDAVVVARAGLARIGRTEVIAEAFDPVVLLPAPAQGALAVECRADDAQLVSTLATLDDPSSRAAVDAERAVLAALEAGCTAPVGAYAEVVESLDDDGRIFLELSLRAAVAAVDGSDVIRSSAVGPIEQAAQVGRALAAEMLESGAASLLA; this is encoded by the coding sequence GTGACGCCGCCGGTACTGCGCATCGGGACCCGCGGGTCGCTGCTGGCGACCACGCAGGCCGGCCACGTGGCGCAGGCGCTGACCGACGCCGGACACCCCGCCGAACTGGTCATCATCAAGACCCAGGGCGACAAGTCGGCGGCCCCGGTGACCGAGATCGGCGTCGGCGTGTTCACCACCGAACTGCGCGTCGCGTTGCGCAACGACGAAATCGACGTCGCGGTCCACTCCTACAAGGATTTGCCGACCGCGCCCGAACCGGACCTGGTGATCGCGGCCGTTCCGCCGCGCGAGGATGCCAGAGATGCCCTGGTCAGCAACGGAAACCGGGTTCTCGGCGCCCTTCCCGTCGGTGCCACGGTGGGTACGTCGGCTCCCCGTCGGGTCGCGCAGCTTAGAGCATTGGGTCTCGGTTTGGAAATTCGCCCCCTAAGAGGCAACCTTGATTCTCGGTTGGGCAAAGTCGCCAACGGTGAACTCGACGCAGTCGTGGTCGCCCGGGCCGGGTTGGCCCGCATCGGCAGGACCGAGGTCATTGCCGAAGCGTTCGACCCGGTGGTGCTGCTACCGGCACCGGCCCAGGGTGCCCTGGCCGTCGAATGCCGCGCCGACGATGCCCAGCTGGTGAGTACGCTCGCCACTTTGGACGATCCGTCCTCTCGTGCGGCGGTCGATGCCGAGCGCGCAGTGCTGGCGGCCTTGGAGGCCGGTTGCACCGCGCCGGTAGGGGCCTACGCGGAGGTCGTCGAGTCACTCGACGACGACGGTCGGATCTTCCTCGAGCTGTCGCTTCGCGCGGCGGTTGCGGCTGTCGACGGATCCGATGTGATCCGCAGTTCGGCGGTCGGACCGATCGAGCAGGCGGCGCAGGTGGGGCGCGCACTTGCCGCGGAAATGCTGGAGTCGGGAGCCGCATCGCTTCTGGCCTAG
- a CDS encoding glutamyl-tRNA reductase, whose product MSVLLFGVSHRSAPVRVLERLAISEHDRPKIVDRLLASPTVSEAMVVSTCNRIEIYAVVEAFHPALEAVGNVLGDHSGMTINQMTAHAYVRYSEAAAEHLFTVAAGLDSLVVGEQQILGQIRGAYASADAHRTAGRVLHELAQQALRVGKRVHTETGIDRAGASVVSVALHRARSVLAASGTEARHGVVLGAGAMGGLSAAHLAREGVGQITIVNRSVEKAQRLADNVSANHAGVTATGVGLDELSTAMANADVMMTCSGSTGSVVSVAEVHHALAARTATTPLVICDLGLPRNVDPAAGRLPGVELIDIEGLRGDSQTQAAEADLVGARGIVAAELADYLAAQRRAEVTPTVTALRQRANEVVEAEVMRLESRLPSMTDAERDEVAKTVRRVVDKLLHAPTVRVKQLAATAHGDQYAEALRELFELRPGAAESVAVPDADALRLPDPVVRDASGGAR is encoded by the coding sequence GTGAGTGTCCTGCTATTCGGGGTATCGCACCGCAGCGCGCCCGTGCGCGTGCTGGAGCGGTTGGCGATTTCTGAGCACGACCGGCCCAAGATCGTCGACCGGTTGCTCGCCTCGCCGACGGTGTCGGAGGCGATGGTCGTGTCGACCTGCAACCGCATCGAGATCTACGCCGTCGTCGAGGCCTTCCACCCGGCACTCGAGGCCGTCGGCAACGTCCTCGGCGACCACTCCGGGATGACCATCAACCAGATGACCGCGCACGCCTACGTGCGCTACTCCGAGGCCGCCGCCGAGCACCTGTTCACCGTCGCGGCCGGGCTGGACTCCCTCGTCGTCGGCGAGCAGCAGATCCTCGGCCAGATCCGTGGGGCTTACGCCAGTGCCGACGCGCACCGGACGGCTGGCCGGGTGCTGCACGAGCTGGCACAGCAGGCGCTGCGGGTCGGCAAGCGGGTGCACACCGAGACGGGAATCGACCGGGCCGGCGCCTCTGTGGTGTCGGTGGCCCTGCACCGCGCGCGCAGCGTCCTGGCGGCGTCGGGCACCGAGGCCCGCCACGGCGTGGTCCTGGGTGCCGGCGCGATGGGCGGCCTGTCGGCGGCCCACCTCGCCCGTGAGGGCGTCGGGCAGATCACCATCGTCAACCGCAGCGTCGAGAAGGCCCAGCGCCTGGCCGACAACGTCAGCGCCAACCATGCGGGCGTCACCGCCACCGGTGTGGGCCTCGACGAGTTGTCCACCGCCATGGCCAACGCCGACGTCATGATGACCTGTTCGGGCTCGACCGGATCGGTGGTCAGCGTCGCCGAGGTCCACCATGCGCTCGCCGCGCGCACCGCGACGACACCGCTGGTGATCTGCGACCTGGGCCTGCCGCGCAACGTCGACCCGGCCGCGGGTCGGCTGCCCGGTGTCGAGCTGATCGACATCGAGGGGCTGCGCGGCGACTCCCAGACACAGGCCGCCGAGGCCGACCTGGTCGGCGCGCGGGGCATCGTCGCCGCCGAGTTGGCCGACTACCTGGCCGCCCAGCGACGCGCCGAGGTGACCCCGACGGTGACCGCGTTGCGCCAGCGCGCCAACGAGGTGGTCGAGGCGGAGGTCATGCGGCTGGAGTCGCGTCTGCCGTCGATGACCGACGCCGAGCGCGACGAGGTCGCCAAGACCGTCCGCCGGGTCGTCGACAAACTGCTGCACGCCCCGACCGTCCGGGTCAAGCAACTCGCCGCCACCGCTCACGGTGACCAGTACGCGGAGGCATTGCGCGAGCTGTTCGAGTTGCGCCCGGGTGCGGCCGAGTCGGTGGCGGTCCCCGACGCCGATGCGCTGCGCCTGCCCGACCCGGTCGTGCGCGACGCCTCGGGCGGGGCCCGGTGA
- a CDS encoding redox-sensing transcriptional repressor Rex, whose protein sequence is MTSLSARRPAARIPGPSVARLATYLTALRERAATGVTVISSAELAAAAGVNPLLLRKDLSYVGGHGVRGVGYQVHKLIATVAMALNSDSAQVVALAGVGSLGRALLAHTGRDPRFSLGALFDDDPGLLGARLSADGPVIAPLHEIGGTGDDGEPFDIGVIATRDDLAQDVCDAFAKAGVQQILNVTPVSLTAQEGVSIRQIDLALELQLLSFAAAGKR, encoded by the coding sequence ATGACTTCGCTGTCTGCGAGAAGGCCGGCGGCCAGGATTCCTGGCCCGTCGGTCGCCCGCTTGGCGACCTACCTGACCGCCTTGCGCGAGCGCGCAGCCACCGGCGTCACTGTCATCTCCAGCGCCGAACTGGCCGCGGCCGCGGGGGTCAATCCGCTGTTGCTGCGCAAGGACCTGTCCTACGTCGGCGGTCACGGCGTGCGGGGTGTCGGGTACCAGGTGCACAAGTTGATCGCGACCGTCGCCATGGCGCTGAACAGCGACAGTGCGCAGGTCGTGGCCCTGGCTGGCGTTGGTTCGCTCGGTCGGGCGCTGCTCGCACACACCGGTCGCGACCCGCGGTTCAGCCTCGGCGCACTGTTCGACGACGACCCCGGCCTCCTCGGCGCGCGGCTGTCCGCGGACGGTCCGGTGATCGCCCCGCTGCACGAGATCGGCGGGACGGGCGACGACGGCGAACCGTTCGACATCGGGGTCATCGCGACCCGTGACGATCTCGCCCAGGACGTCTGCGACGCCTTCGCCAAGGCCGGTGTCCAGCAGATTCTCAATGTCACGCCGGTGTCCCTAACGGCGCAAGAAGGCGTCTCGATCCGCCAGATTGACCTAGCCTTGGAATTACAGTTGTTGTCGTTCGCGGCGGCGGGGAAAAGGTGA
- a CDS encoding glutaredoxin family protein: MRIVLLTRAGCAACGTARTDLGRICGELGEGFDEVDVDERAAAGDPALRGEYGDRLPVVLLDGEEHSYWTVDEPRLRADLAP; encoded by the coding sequence ATGCGAATCGTGTTGCTGACCCGCGCCGGGTGCGCCGCGTGCGGAACGGCCCGCACCGATCTCGGTCGGATCTGCGGGGAACTCGGCGAGGGATTCGACGAGGTCGACGTTGACGAACGGGCCGCAGCCGGCGATCCGGCGTTGCGGGGCGAATACGGCGACCGGTTGCCCGTGGTGCTGCTCGACGGGGAAGAGCACAGCTACTGGACCGTCGACGAGCCGCGCCTGCGTGCCGATCTGGCACCGTAG
- a CDS encoding HAD family hydrolase: MSDEPNGTQGDFPIRDRDLTPESDPAYDPDSDPDFEPDPHADEPDPDAVHTDHDEDTGGDADDEHTDGGTADGDEPDEAEIDRRVRDWVSTASGRFRQTAAELRQNLAGEAAAKAALESLAARAETRPDGADLTAAAFFDVDNTLVQGASIVHFARGLAAHKYFSYGDIATAMWSQIKFRITGKENADDVAEGRDKALSFIAGRPTAELVALGEEIYDEYIADKIWPGTRALTQRHLDAGQQVWLVTATPVELAQTIATRLGLTGALGTVAESEDGIFTGRLVGDVLHGLGKAHAVRSLAIREGLNLQRCTAYSDSHNDVPMLSLVGTAVAINPDSDLKEIAKVRGWESYDFRTARKAAKYGVPTAIALGAVGGGAAAALRRGRRH, from the coding sequence GTGAGTGACGAGCCCAATGGGACGCAGGGCGATTTCCCCATCCGCGACCGGGACCTGACGCCCGAGTCCGATCCTGCCTACGACCCTGACTCCGACCCCGATTTCGAGCCGGACCCCCACGCCGACGAACCGGACCCCGACGCGGTGCACACCGACCACGACGAGGACACCGGCGGGGACGCCGACGACGAGCACACCGACGGGGGCACCGCCGACGGGGACGAACCCGATGAGGCCGAAATCGACCGGCGGGTCCGCGACTGGGTGTCCACCGCCAGCGGCCGGTTCCGCCAAACCGCCGCGGAACTGCGGCAGAACCTCGCCGGCGAGGCCGCCGCCAAAGCCGCCCTCGAATCCCTCGCCGCGCGGGCCGAGACCCGGCCCGACGGCGCCGACCTGACCGCGGCCGCCTTCTTCGACGTCGACAACACCCTCGTCCAAGGCGCCTCCATCGTGCACTTCGCGCGCGGCCTGGCCGCGCACAAGTACTTCTCCTACGGCGACATCGCCACCGCCATGTGGTCGCAGATCAAGTTCCGCATCACCGGCAAGGAGAATGCCGACGACGTCGCCGAGGGCCGCGACAAGGCCCTCTCCTTCATCGCCGGCCGCCCCACCGCCGAACTGGTCGCCCTGGGCGAGGAGATCTACGACGAGTACATCGCCGACAAGATCTGGCCCGGCACCCGCGCCCTCACCCAGCGCCACCTCGACGCCGGGCAGCAGGTCTGGCTGGTGACGGCGACCCCGGTGGAACTCGCGCAGACCATCGCCACCCGACTCGGTCTGACCGGCGCCCTGGGCACCGTCGCCGAGAGCGAAGACGGGATCTTCACCGGGCGCCTCGTCGGCGACGTGTTGCACGGCCTGGGCAAGGCCCACGCGGTCCGTTCGCTGGCGATCCGGGAGGGCCTCAACCTGCAGCGGTGTACCGCGTACTCCGACTCGCACAACGACGTGCCGATGCTGTCACTGGTCGGCACCGCCGTCGCGATCAACCCCGACTCCGACCTGAAGGAGATCGCCAAGGTGCGCGGCTGGGAGAGCTACGACTTCCGGACTGCGCGCAAGGCCGCCAAATACGGGGTGCCCACGGCCATTGCCCTCGGCGCGGTGGGCGGCGGTGCCGCGGCAGCGCTGCGGCGCGGTCGCCGGCACTGA
- a CDS encoding lysophospholipid acyltransferase family protein → MSGRRSPDPRTAKVIQLYSSLGGDSASSGTARRPQPAEGHPNTDGFGRRPAAVTPISDDARIHNEALGVEHVGPSRPSPLLSLNGLREGVADALTGTAGYLRERLAGEYEVDDFGFDRHFTENVWFPAIRPVYDKWFRVEVTGAENLPETGGALLVANHAGTIPIDALMTSIAVHDNHPSGRYLRLLAADMAFDSPVLGEVARRIGATLACSSDAEYLLRAGELTAVWPEGYKGIGKLYKDRYKLQRFGRGGFVTTAIRTGAPIIPVSIVGSEEIYPMLGDLKPVAKVLGLPYFPVTPLFPWLGPLGAIPLPSKWHIHFGKPIATDSYDENAADDPLVVFDLTDHVREEIQQTLFRMLSRRGGVYLG, encoded by the coding sequence ATGTCCGGACGTCGCTCACCAGATCCGCGCACGGCGAAGGTGATCCAGCTCTACTCGTCGCTCGGCGGGGACTCCGCCTCGAGTGGCACCGCCCGCCGCCCGCAACCGGCCGAGGGCCACCCGAACACCGACGGCTTTGGCCGACGGCCCGCGGCGGTCACCCCGATCAGCGATGACGCCCGGATCCACAACGAGGCGCTGGGGGTTGAGCATGTGGGCCCGTCGCGGCCCAGTCCGCTGCTCTCGTTGAACGGTCTGCGCGAGGGCGTCGCCGACGCCCTCACCGGCACCGCCGGGTACCTCCGCGAGCGGTTGGCCGGCGAGTACGAGGTCGACGATTTCGGGTTCGACCGGCACTTCACCGAGAACGTCTGGTTCCCGGCCATCCGCCCGGTTTACGACAAGTGGTTCCGCGTCGAGGTCACCGGCGCGGAGAACCTGCCCGAGACGGGCGGCGCACTGCTGGTCGCCAACCACGCCGGCACCATTCCCATCGATGCCCTGATGACGTCGATCGCGGTCCACGACAACCACCCGTCGGGGCGCTACCTGCGGCTGCTGGCCGCCGACATGGCCTTCGACTCGCCGGTCCTGGGCGAGGTGGCCCGTCGCATCGGTGCAACCCTGGCCTGCTCGAGCGACGCGGAGTACCTGCTGCGCGCCGGCGAACTGACCGCGGTGTGGCCGGAGGGCTACAAGGGCATCGGCAAGCTCTACAAGGACCGCTACAAGCTGCAGCGTTTCGGGCGCGGCGGCTTCGTGACGACCGCGATCCGCACCGGCGCCCCGATCATCCCGGTGTCGATCGTCGGCTCCGAGGAGATCTACCCGATGCTCGGCGACCTCAAGCCGGTGGCCAAGGTTCTCGGTCTCCCGTACTTCCCGGTGACCCCGCTGTTCCCCTGGCTGGGTCCGCTCGGCGCGATTCCGCTTCCGTCGAAGTGGCACATCCACTTCGGCAAGCCGATCGCCACCGACTCGTACGACGAGAACGCCGCCGACGACCCGCTGGTGGTGTTCGACCTGACCGACCACGTCCGCGAAGAGATCCAGCAGACGCTGTTCCGGATGCTCAGTCGTCGTGGCGGCGTCTACCTGGGCTAG
- a CDS encoding NAD-dependent epimerase/dehydratase family protein, whose protein sequence is MVQDSSAEAVPPRVVLVTGASTFLGGYLVARLAANPDIEKVLAVDSRVPSKVLLRRMGRAEFLRLDIRRPTIAKTIAAYEVDTVVHAATSVMDLSPHSAAIKEFNVVGAMQVCAACQRSPSVKRLVLRSTAMVYGASSKDPAYFREGDRARSEPRSGYGRDLLDIEGYARGLSRRRPDIDVTIARYQAILGPRIQTRMGAYLSAPVVPTVIGFQPRMQFLHEEDALGALEHLTLTPRPGTFNIAADGVLTLTQAIRRAGRIELPVPGGLVTPISGVFSDVRSARLRSSQMDFLTYGRVLDNTRMHTALGFEPRFTTSQTLDDFIERGASDMVISPQRWRELEQRVVSAAHQLL, encoded by the coding sequence ATGGTGCAGGATTCGAGTGCCGAGGCGGTCCCGCCGCGCGTCGTGCTCGTCACGGGCGCGTCGACATTCCTCGGCGGATACCTGGTGGCCCGGCTGGCCGCCAACCCGGACATCGAGAAGGTCCTGGCGGTCGACTCGCGCGTCCCGAGCAAGGTCCTGTTGCGCCGCATGGGGCGCGCGGAATTCCTTCGTCTCGACATCCGCCGGCCGACGATCGCCAAGACGATCGCCGCCTACGAGGTGGACACGGTCGTCCATGCGGCGACGTCGGTGATGGACCTCTCGCCGCATTCGGCGGCGATCAAGGAGTTCAACGTTGTCGGCGCAATGCAGGTGTGCGCCGCATGCCAGCGCAGCCCCTCGGTCAAACGGCTCGTCCTGCGCTCGACGGCGATGGTCTACGGTGCGAGCAGCAAGGACCCCGCGTACTTCCGCGAAGGCGACCGGGCCCGCAGCGAACCGCGCAGCGGCTACGGCCGCGATCTGCTCGACATCGAGGGTTACGCCCGGGGATTGTCGCGGCGGCGCCCCGACATCGACGTCACCATCGCGCGCTATCAGGCGATACTGGGCCCACGGATCCAGACCCGGATGGGCGCCTACCTGTCGGCACCGGTGGTGCCGACGGTGATCGGCTTCCAGCCGCGGATGCAGTTCCTTCACGAGGAAGACGCGCTGGGCGCACTCGAGCACCTGACGCTCACGCCGCGGCCGGGCACGTTCAACATCGCCGCCGACGGGGTGCTCACCCTGACCCAGGCGATCCGCCGGGCGGGCCGTATCGAGCTTCCGGTGCCGGGCGGTTTGGTCACCCCGATCAGCGGTGTCTTCTCCGACGTGCGCTCGGCCCGGCTGCGGTCGAGCCAAATGGATTTCCTGACCTATGGACGCGTGTTGGACAACACCCGGATGCACACCGCGCTGGGATTCGAGCCGCGGTTCACCACGAGTCAAACCCTTGACGACTTCATCGAGCGCGGGGCCTCCGACATGGTGATCAGCCCGCAGCGCTGGCGAGAGCTGGAGCAGCGGGTCGTCTCTGCGGCCCACCAACTCCTCTGA
- a CDS encoding 30S ribosomal protein bS22, translated as MGSVIKKRRKRMSKKKHRKLLRRTRVQRRKLGK; from the coding sequence ATGGGTTCTGTCATCAAGAAGCGCCGTAAGCGCATGTCGAAGAAGAAGCACCGCAAGCTGCTGCGCCGCACTCGGGTGCAGCGTCGCAAACTCGGCAAGTAG
- a CDS encoding helix-turn-helix domain-containing protein, with product MAPADTSGDRNGGNAAGSQFLTVAEVAALMRVSKMTVYRLVHNGELPAVRVGRSFRVHAKAVHDYLETSYFDVG from the coding sequence ATGGCACCTGCAGACACCTCTGGTGACCGCAACGGTGGAAATGCGGCCGGTTCGCAATTCCTCACCGTGGCCGAAGTGGCCGCGCTGATGCGCGTTTCCAAGATGACCGTTTACCGCCTGGTCCACAACGGCGAGCTCCCGGCCGTGCGCGTCGGCCGTTCGTTCCGCGTCCACGCCAAGGCTGTGCACGACTACCTGGAGACGTCGTACTTCGACGTCGGCTAG